One region of Oncorhynchus mykiss isolate Arlee chromosome 8, USDA_OmykA_1.1, whole genome shotgun sequence genomic DNA includes:
- the si:ch211-22i13.2 gene encoding uncharacterized protein DDB_G0271670, with translation MSSKEDKVKSESSIIRFERKSTTTESATRGNDRRSTESATRGNRRSTESATRGNDRRSTDSATRGNRRSTESATRGNDRRRTDSATRGNDRRSTDSATRGNDRRSTGSATRGNDRRSTDESATRGNDRRNTDSATRGNDRRSTGSATRGNRRSTESATRGNDRRSTESATRGNDRRSTGSATRGNDRRSTESATRGNDRSTESATRGNDRRSTESATRDDRRSPSTGKEKRNTKRSHSRSSSSSSSSSSSSSSSSSSSSHSSSHSRRCSSSSDSHNKSRRNSKKRKKEKQHKKKGKKEKKHKQKKDKKMTPEEESAGPGPIQISKYLKERRRKGKYSMITGKKIKMKLKKSKKDKLRDKNRAELLEFLNSTL, from the exons ATG TCCAGCAAAGAAGACAAAGTGAAAAGTGAGTCCAGTATAATACGTTTTGAAAGAAAAAGTACCACTACTGAGTCTGCCACAAGAGGAAATGACAGAAGAAGTACTGAGTCTGCCACAAGAGGAAACAGAAGAAGTACTGAGTCTGCCACCAGAGGAAATGACAGAAGAAGTACTGATTCTGCCACAAGAGGAAACAGAAGAAGTACTGAGTCTGCCACAAGAGGAAACGACAGAAGAAGAACTGATTCTGCCACAAGAGGAAACGACAGAAGAAGTACTGATTCTGCCACAAGAGGAAACGACAGAAGAAGTACTGGGTCTGCCACAAGAGGAAATGACAGAAGAAGTACTGATGAGTCTGCCACAAGAGGGAATGACAGAAGAAATACTGATTCTGCCACAAGAGGAAACGACAGAAGAAGTACTGGGTCTGCCACAAGAGGAAACAGAAGAAGTACTGAGTCTGCCACAAGAGGAAATGACAGAAGAAGTACTGAGTCTGCCACAAGAGGAAATGACAGAAGAAGTACTGGGTCTGCCACAAGAGGAAATGACAGAAGAAGTACTGAGTCTGCCACAAGAGGAAATGACAGAAGTACTGAGTCTGCCACAAGAGGAAATGACAGGAGGAGTACTGAGTCTGCCACAAGAGATGACAGAAGATCACCAAGCACAG GGAAAGAAAAAAGGAACACGAAACGGAGCCACAGTAGATCATCTTCCTCATCcagctcatcatcatcatcctcctcgtcatcctcctcatcctcatcccaCTCTTCATCCCACAGTAGGAGATGTTCCAGCAGTAGTG ATTCCCACAACAAATCCAGAAGGAATTCTaagaaaaggaaaaaggaaaaACAACACAAGAAG AAAGGGAAAAAGGAGAAGAAGCATAAACAAAAGAAGGACAAGAAAATGACACCAGAGGAGGAAAGCGCTGGACCTGGACCTATTCAGATCTCCAAG TatttaaaggagaggaggagaaaaggcaAGTACAGCATGATCACAGGAAAGAAGATCAAAATGAAATTAAAGAAGTCCAAGAAAGACAAGCTG AGGGACAAGAATCGCGCCGAACTGCTTGAGTTCCTCAACTCCACGTTGTAA
- the rd3 gene encoding protein RD3: MASWFSWSSEPDYRSPRRDPSDVVMDTLMLELNWQLKEAERMQRERDSEYRRLQTGVDYSWLVNTPRNTYDVSPGEKLGLEDLCSKVHPSYCGAVILRFRQLVTENEPEVQEVPALFRTVVLEALDRMREEQEAQRLSRQWNNKRAMSMSLMNFKSRVKINPFGSTLGLTSTGGGGEGVCELKTVSEDVEKALEERADRSQRVWSMPNFRHKGLYTTKAV; this comes from the exons ATGGCCTCGTGGTTCAGTTGGAGCAGCGAGCCGGACTACCGAAGTCCGCGGCGGGACCCGTCTGACGTGGTCATGGACACCCTGATGCTGGAGCTCAACTGGCAGCTGAAGGAGGCCGAGAGGATGCAGCGTGAGAGGGACAGTGAGTACCGGCGCCTCCAGACTGGCGTGGACTACAGCTGGCTGGTCAACACGCCACGCAACACCTATGACGTGTCACCTGGTGAGAAGCTGGGCCTGGAGGACCTGTGCTCCAAGGTGCATCCATCCTACTGCGGAGCTGTCATACTGAG GTTCCGCCAGTTGGTGACTGAGAACGAGCCGGAGGTGCAGGAGGTACCTGCCCTTTTCCGCACAGTCGTCCTCGAGGCCTTGGACCGCATGAGGGAGGAGCAGGAGGCGCAGCGTCTCTCGCGCCAGTGGAACAACAAACGGGCCATGAGCATGTCTCTCATGAACTTCAAGTCACGCGTCAAGATCAACCCCTTTGGCAGCACCTTGGGCCTGACCTCgactggagggggaggggagggtgtgtgcGAGCTGAAGACGGTGTCAGAAGATGTGGAGAAGGCGCTGGAGGAAAGGGCTGACAGGTCCCAGAGGGTGTGGAGCATGCCCAACTTCAGACATAAAGGGCTGTACACTACCAAGGCCGTCTGA